One part of the Xylanimonas allomyrinae genome encodes these proteins:
- the nusG gene encoding transcription termination/antitermination protein NusG: MSQEPLDQENVDAVEPAEGTEAELDAPEDATDENATDENVIEDATDEDATGEDATGEDAPAEPADEADPAEEFKRTLRSQMGDWYVIHSYAGYENRVKANLENRIQSLNMEDYIFQIEVPMEEVTEIKNAQKKIVRRVRIPGYVLVRMDLTDESWGAVRHTPGVTGFVGHTHQPVPLTLDEVFSMLAPTMLEAPSAGKPAAGAAKAKAATVVVDFEVGESVTVTDGPFDTLPATISEINIEAQKLKVLVSIFGRETPVELSFNQVAKI; the protein is encoded by the coding sequence GTGTCCCAGGAGCCTCTGGACCAGGAGAACGTCGACGCCGTCGAGCCCGCGGAGGGCACGGAGGCGGAGCTCGACGCGCCCGAGGACGCGACCGACGAGAACGCGACCGACGAGAACGTGATCGAGGACGCGACCGACGAGGACGCGACGGGCGAGGACGCGACGGGCGAGGACGCTCCCGCGGAGCCCGCCGACGAGGCCGACCCGGCCGAGGAGTTCAAGCGCACGCTGCGTTCCCAGATGGGTGACTGGTACGTCATCCACTCCTACGCGGGCTACGAGAACCGTGTGAAGGCCAACCTGGAGAACCGCATCCAGAGCCTGAACATGGAGGACTACATCTTCCAGATCGAGGTCCCCATGGAGGAGGTGACCGAGATCAAGAACGCGCAGAAGAAGATCGTCCGCCGCGTGCGCATCCCCGGTTACGTCCTCGTCCGCATGGACCTCACCGACGAGTCGTGGGGCGCCGTACGGCACACGCCCGGCGTCACGGGCTTCGTGGGCCACACGCACCAGCCGGTGCCGCTGACTCTCGACGAGGTCTTCTCGATGCTCGCCCCGACGATGCTCGAGGCGCCGTCCGCGGGCAAGCCCGCCGCCGGCGCGGCGAAGGCCAAGGCCGCCACCGTCGTCGTCGACTTCGAGGTCGGCGAGTCGGTCACGGTCACCGACGGCCCGTTCGACACGCTGCCCGCCACGATCTCCGAGATCAACATCGAGGCCCAGAAGCTCAAGGTCCTCGTCTCCATCTTCGGCCGGGAGACCCCGGTCGAGCTGTCGTTCAACCAGGTCGCCAAGATCTGA
- a CDS encoding ABC transporter ATP-binding protein, with product MTSTHTAPAVQPGTRPPRTAPAVRVRGLRKRYGATQALDGLDLDVVHGEIFAVLGPNGAGKTTTVEILEGFRTRDGGEVRVLGQDPATAGRAWRARVGVVAQDSRDLSELTVAETVRATARYYPAPRDPAEVIAAVGLGEKERARVRALSGGQRRRLDVALGIVGRPELLFLDEPTTGFDPEARRAFWALVRSLRDDGTTILLTTHYLDEAAALADRAAVVRDGKVVALGTPENLGGPQARTPVVRWLDDGRPREERTTTPTALVARLAANAPAGEVPGLTVTRPSLEDVYLDLITPKEPS from the coding sequence ATGACCAGCACGCACACGGCCCCAGCCGTCCAGCCCGGGACGCGGCCGCCCCGCACCGCGCCCGCCGTCCGGGTGCGCGGCCTGCGCAAACGCTACGGCGCCACGCAGGCGCTCGACGGCCTCGACCTCGACGTCGTCCACGGGGAGATCTTCGCCGTCCTCGGCCCCAACGGGGCGGGCAAGACCACCACGGTCGAGATCCTCGAAGGCTTCCGCACACGCGACGGCGGCGAGGTGCGCGTGCTCGGCCAGGACCCGGCCACGGCGGGCCGCGCGTGGCGCGCCCGCGTCGGCGTCGTCGCGCAGGACTCGCGCGACCTGTCCGAGCTGACCGTCGCGGAGACGGTCCGCGCCACCGCCCGCTACTACCCCGCGCCACGCGACCCCGCCGAGGTGATCGCGGCCGTGGGGCTCGGCGAGAAGGAGCGCGCGCGCGTGCGGGCGCTGTCCGGCGGGCAGCGACGACGACTCGACGTCGCGCTCGGCATCGTCGGCCGCCCCGAGCTGCTCTTCCTCGACGAGCCGACCACCGGGTTCGACCCCGAGGCGCGCCGGGCGTTCTGGGCGCTGGTGCGCTCGCTGCGCGACGACGGCACCACGATCCTGCTCACGACGCACTATCTCGACGAGGCCGCCGCGCTCGCCGACCGCGCCGCCGTCGTGCGCGACGGGAAGGTGGTCGCGCTCGGCACGCCCGAGAACCTCGGCGGACCCCAGGCACGCACCCCCGTGGTGCGGTGGCTCGACGACGGACGCCCGCGCGAGGAACGCACGACGACGCCGACGGCGCTGGTCGCGCGCCTGGCCGCGAACGCGCCCGCCGGCGAGGTCCCCGGGCTGACCGTGACCCGGCCGAGCCTCGAGGACGTCTACCTCGACCTCATCACCCCGAAGGAGCCGTCATGA
- a CDS encoding ABC transporter permease has translation MTATAAPATVDTARLPGLLTLARVRAGVELRTFLRERDAVVFILAYPVIMLVIFATVFGSDPVGITDEAGRAVGFAQYFLPGMVATGVMLSSFQSLAIAIAVERDDGTLKRLRATPAPAAAYFLGKIAQILTVTVVQVAALLAVATLVYDVPLPDDPGRWWTFAWVLLLGAATGTVCGVAFSSLPRSGRSATAVVTPVVLVLQFISGVFFMLDQLPAWLRQVAEVFPLKWMAQGMRSVFLPDAALALEPDGSWQHGATAVVLVVWLVVGLAVGLRTFRWRRRDDC, from the coding sequence ATGACCGCCACCGCGGCGCCCGCCACGGTCGACACCGCACGCCTGCCGGGCCTGCTCACGCTCGCGCGCGTCCGCGCGGGGGTCGAGCTGCGTACCTTCCTGCGCGAGCGCGACGCGGTCGTCTTCATCCTCGCCTACCCCGTGATCATGCTGGTCATCTTCGCCACGGTGTTCGGCAGCGACCCCGTCGGCATCACCGACGAGGCGGGGCGCGCCGTCGGGTTCGCGCAGTACTTCCTGCCCGGCATGGTCGCCACGGGCGTCATGCTGTCGAGCTTCCAGTCGCTGGCCATCGCCATCGCCGTCGAGCGCGACGACGGCACGCTCAAGCGGCTGCGCGCCACGCCCGCACCGGCAGCCGCGTACTTCCTGGGGAAGATCGCGCAGATCCTCACGGTCACCGTGGTGCAGGTGGCCGCGCTGCTGGCCGTCGCGACGCTCGTCTACGACGTGCCGCTGCCCGACGACCCCGGCCGCTGGTGGACCTTCGCCTGGGTGCTGCTGCTCGGGGCGGCCACGGGGACGGTGTGCGGCGTCGCGTTCTCGTCGCTGCCGCGCTCGGGCCGCTCGGCGACCGCCGTCGTGACGCCCGTCGTGCTGGTCCTGCAGTTCATCTCGGGCGTGTTCTTCATGCTCGACCAGCTCCCCGCGTGGCTGCGCCAGGTGGCCGAGGTGTTCCCGCTCAAGTGGATGGCGCAGGGCATGCGCTCGGTGTTCCTGCCCGACGCCGCGCTCGCGCTCGAACCGGACGGCTCGTGGCAGCACGGCGCCACCGCTGTTGTACTGGTCGTATGGCTGGTTGTGGGTCTCGCGGTGGGGCTGCGCACGTTCCGCTGGAGGCGGCGTGACGACTGCTGA
- the rplK gene encoding 50S ribosomal protein L11, with the protein MPPKKKVAGLIKLQINAGAATPAPPIGPALGQHGVNIMEFCKAYNAATESQRGNVVPVEITVYEDRSFTFITKTPPAAELIKKAAGVAKGSATPHTVKVASLTADQVREIAQTKLEDLNANDIEAAMKIVAGTARSMGITTEL; encoded by the coding sequence ATGCCTCCCAAGAAGAAGGTCGCCGGCCTCATCAAGCTCCAGATCAACGCCGGTGCGGCCACGCCCGCCCCGCCGATCGGCCCCGCGCTCGGTCAGCACGGCGTGAACATCATGGAGTTCTGCAAGGCGTACAACGCGGCCACCGAGTCGCAGCGCGGCAACGTCGTCCCCGTCGAGATCACCGTGTACGAGGACCGCTCGTTCACGTTCATCACGAAGACGCCGCCGGCCGCCGAGCTGATCAAGAAGGCCGCGGGCGTCGCCAAGGGCTCCGCCACGCCGCACACGGTCAAGGTCGCCTCGCTCACCGCGGACCAGGTCCGCGAGATCGCGCAGACCAAGCTCGAGGACCTCAACGCGAACGACATCGAGGCTGCGATGAAGATCGTCGCGGGCACGGCGCGCTCGATGGGCATCACCACCGAGCTCTGA
- the rplA gene encoding 50S ribosomal protein L1, protein MAKHSKAYRAAAEKIDRDALYAPLDAVRLAKETSTTKYDATVEVAFRLGVDPRKADQMVRGTVNLPHGTGKTARVLVFANGPKAAEAEAAGADIVGGDELIERVAAGFTDFDSAVATPDLMGKVGRLGKVLGPRGLMPNPKTGTVTMDVTKAVTEIKGGKIEFRVDKHANLHFIIGKVSFDEKQLVENYAAALDEVLRLKPSTSKGRYITKATVATTMGPGIPVDPSRTTKLTEETAA, encoded by the coding sequence ATGGCGAAGCACAGCAAGGCCTACCGGGCCGCTGCCGAGAAGATCGACCGCGACGCGCTCTACGCCCCGCTCGACGCGGTGCGCCTGGCCAAGGAGACGTCGACGACCAAGTACGACGCCACCGTCGAGGTCGCGTTCCGTCTCGGTGTCGACCCGCGCAAGGCGGACCAGATGGTCCGCGGCACGGTCAACCTGCCGCACGGCACGGGCAAGACCGCTCGCGTCCTGGTGTTCGCGAACGGCCCGAAGGCCGCCGAGGCCGAGGCCGCCGGTGCCGACATCGTCGGTGGCGACGAGCTCATCGAGCGCGTGGCCGCGGGCTTCACGGACTTCGACTCGGCCGTCGCGACCCCGGACCTCATGGGCAAGGTCGGTCGTCTGGGCAAGGTGCTGGGCCCGCGCGGCCTCATGCCGAACCCGAAGACCGGCACGGTCACGATGGACGTCACCAAGGCCGTGACGGAGATCAAGGGCGGCAAGATCGAGTTCCGCGTCGACAAGCACGCGAACCTCCACTTCATCATCGGCAAGGTCTCGTTCGACGAGAAGCAGCTGGTGGAGAACTACGCCGCGGCGCTCGACGAGGTCCTGCGTCTCAAGCCGTCGACGTCGAAGGGCCGCTACATCACCAAGGCGACCGTCGCGACGACGATGGGCCCGGGCATCCCGGTCGACCCGTCGCGCACGACCAAGCTCACCGAGGAGACCGCCGCCTGA
- a CDS encoding adenosine deaminase — translation MRDLTRLPKAHLHLHFTGSMSVPTLRAIADERGMRLPSALLDGDPLRVPATQRGWFRFQRLYDAARACVRSEADMRRIVDEAAAADAAEGSVRLELQVDPTSYAQFVGGITPAVEIVLDAARTASAAHGLEVAVVVAASRMRHPLDARTLARLAARYAGHGPGEVVGFGLSNDERSGDTEAFAHAFRIARDAGLASVPHGGELLGPEHVGTVAEMLLPDRLGHGVRASEDPAVLARLVARGVALEVCPASNVGLGVYADTAAVPLRALVDAGAEVALGADDPLLFGSRLVDQYEAARTVHGFDDAELADLARASIRASRATPASKVRMLAGVDAWLGAEGGTVG, via the coding sequence GTGCGCGACCTCACCCGGCTGCCCAAGGCCCACCTGCACCTGCACTTCACGGGGTCGATGAGCGTGCCCACGCTGCGCGCGATCGCGGACGAGCGCGGCATGCGCCTGCCGTCGGCTCTGCTCGACGGCGACCCGCTGCGCGTCCCGGCGACGCAGCGCGGCTGGTTCCGGTTCCAGCGCCTGTACGACGCCGCGCGCGCGTGCGTGCGCTCGGAGGCCGACATGCGTCGCATCGTCGACGAGGCCGCGGCCGCCGACGCCGCCGAGGGGTCGGTGCGCCTGGAGCTCCAGGTCGACCCGACGTCGTACGCGCAGTTCGTCGGCGGGATCACGCCCGCGGTCGAGATCGTGCTCGATGCCGCGAGGACTGCGAGCGCCGCGCACGGCCTGGAGGTCGCCGTCGTCGTCGCGGCAAGCCGCATGCGCCACCCCCTGGACGCGCGCACGCTCGCGCGGCTTGCCGCCCGGTACGCGGGGCACGGGCCGGGCGAGGTGGTCGGGTTCGGGCTGAGCAACGACGAGCGGTCGGGAGACACCGAGGCGTTCGCGCACGCGTTCCGCATCGCGCGCGACGCGGGCCTGGCGTCGGTGCCGCACGGCGGTGAGCTGCTCGGGCCCGAGCACGTGGGCACGGTGGCCGAGATGCTGCTGCCCGATCGCCTGGGGCACGGCGTGCGCGCCAGCGAGGATCCGGCAGTGCTTGCCAGGCTGGTAGCGCGCGGGGTCGCCCTCGAGGTCTGCCCGGCGTCGAACGTGGGGCTCGGGGTGTATGCGGACACGGCCGCGGTGCCCCTGCGTGCGCTCGTGGACGCGGGCGCCGAGGTGGCGCTCGGTGCGGACGACCCGCTGCTGTTCGGGTCGCGGCTCGTCGACCAGTACGAGGCCGCGCGCACCGTCCACGGGTTCGACGACGCCGAGCTCGCGGATCTGGCGCGCGCCTCGATCCGGGCGAGCCGCGCGACTCCCGCCAGCAAGGTGCGCATGCTGGCGGGGGTCGACGCCTGGCTCGGGGCCGAGGGGGGAACGGTCGGGTGA
- a CDS encoding response regulator has protein sequence MLAGEPDLEVVGEAGDGEVAVALAASLTPDVVLMDLRMPVLDGVGATARIAGTGPRVLVLTTYDTDADILRAVEAGATGYLLKDTPRDTLVRGVRAAAQGQTVLAPTVATRLVGSMRSTAERPTAREAQVLALVAEGRSNAEVGRALFIGEATVKTHLLRTFAKLGVDDRTGAVTEARRRGWLA, from the coding sequence ATGCTCGCCGGGGAGCCCGACCTGGAGGTGGTCGGCGAGGCCGGGGACGGCGAGGTCGCGGTGGCGCTCGCGGCCTCGCTGACCCCCGACGTCGTGCTCATGGACCTGCGCATGCCGGTGCTCGACGGCGTGGGCGCGACCGCGCGGATCGCCGGCACCGGCCCGCGCGTGCTGGTGCTGACCACCTACGACACCGACGCAGACATCCTGCGTGCGGTCGAGGCCGGGGCCACGGGCTACCTGCTCAAGGACACGCCGCGCGACACGCTGGTGCGGGGCGTGCGCGCGGCCGCCCAGGGGCAGACGGTGCTCGCTCCGACGGTCGCGACCCGCCTGGTGGGCTCGATGCGCAGCACCGCCGAACGGCCGACCGCGCGCGAGGCGCAGGTGCTCGCGCTCGTCGCCGAGGGGCGCTCCAACGCCGAGGTGGGCCGCGCGCTGTTCATCGGCGAGGCGACGGTCAAGACCCACCTGCTGCGCACGTTCGCCAAGCTCGGGGTGGACGACCGGACAGGCGCGGTGACCGAAGCGCGGCGCCGCGGCTGGCTGGCGTAG
- a CDS encoding L,D-transpeptidase family protein: MTHGTAGTGPRTGHRRARVPLRRALVAGLAAGLVAVPAGCAWPGEASPAGAASSAGSPSATSSPAPTASTRATPGTSTPPSTPTPTPTPTPEPEATPEVPAADAPTPEATPPVTPPPAETPEPTEPPAPQYVTHGSTGPEVLALQQRLQELGYGLVDPDGVYGSSTRQAVWAFQKAAGLGRDGVIGPQTQAALDAGYRPTPRSTSGHVVEIDLERQILLAVDGGHVTKVINASSGNGKPFEAKGGQFVAHTPRGSFQVYSQDNGMHSSTLELGDMWRPKYFSGGIAVHGSGSIPPYPASHGCVRVSNGAMNWLWDSWGMPIGTPVLVY; this comes from the coding sequence ATGACGCACGGCACGGCCGGCACGGGGCCCCGCACGGGACACAGGCGCGCCCGCGTCCCGCTCCGCCGCGCACTCGTGGCAGGGCTCGCGGCAGGGCTCGTGGCAGTCCCGGCCGGGTGCGCCTGGCCCGGTGAGGCGAGCCCTGCGGGTGCGGCGTCGTCTGCGGGGTCGCCGTCGGCCACGTCGTCGCCGGCTCCCACGGCATCGACCCGGGCGACGCCCGGCACGAGCACACCGCCGTCGACGCCGACACCGACACCGACACCGACGCCCGAGCCGGAGGCGACGCCCGAGGTTCCCGCCGCGGACGCACCGACCCCGGAGGCGACGCCTCCCGTCACGCCGCCACCGGCCGAGACGCCCGAGCCCACGGAGCCGCCCGCGCCGCAGTACGTCACGCACGGGTCCACCGGCCCCGAGGTGCTCGCGCTGCAGCAGCGGCTCCAGGAGCTCGGCTACGGCCTCGTGGACCCCGACGGTGTCTACGGCTCGAGCACCCGCCAGGCCGTGTGGGCCTTCCAGAAGGCGGCCGGCCTCGGCCGCGACGGCGTCATCGGCCCGCAGACGCAGGCCGCGCTCGACGCCGGATACCGGCCCACGCCGCGTTCGACGTCCGGCCACGTCGTCGAGATCGACCTGGAGCGGCAGATCCTGCTGGCCGTCGACGGCGGCCACGTCACCAAGGTCATCAACGCGTCGTCCGGCAACGGCAAGCCGTTCGAGGCCAAGGGTGGTCAGTTCGTCGCGCACACGCCGCGCGGCTCGTTCCAGGTCTACAGCCAGGACAACGGCATGCACAGCTCGACGCTCGAGCTGGGCGACATGTGGCGGCCCAAGTACTTCTCGGGCGGCATCGCCGTCCACGGCTCGGGGTCGATCCCGCCGTACCCCGCGTCGCACGGGTGCGTGCGGGTCTCCAACGGGGCGATGAACTGGCTGTGGGACTCATGGGGCATGCCGATCGGGACGCCGGTGCTCGTGTACTGA
- a CDS encoding sensor histidine kinase, with protein MLWWDVAAYAVLALTVLSLLLAGSRGRALAVQLVCVAVIALAYALVGARAARTRDRARALAYLAVVVVATTGAVTQGDVAVSLLFMAFAHAWMLTDSLRDGIVVVTALVVGTTLGIWGSAGWEDAALAQAAPQMGVTFVFVVALGLWVAFTMRQSEENARLVDRLRAAQAELAATQHAAGVVAERERLAREIHDTLAQGFTSVVMQAQAAGAALDRGDDGSVRERLATMETTARDNLAEARGLVAAFAPVPLQGATLTDALRRLAGRWAAETGARATVSADDVGALEPAEEVVLLRAAQEALANVRRHAGAASVRVTLRGGGGRPVELDVIDDGRGIDDDVAEGFGLRGMRERVTAGGGSLDVGPREDGGTAVHVRLPARSAS; from the coding sequence GTGCTGTGGTGGGACGTGGCGGCCTACGCGGTGCTCGCGCTGACCGTGCTCTCGCTGCTGCTCGCCGGGAGCCGCGGGCGCGCCCTGGCCGTCCAGCTCGTGTGCGTCGCCGTCATCGCCCTGGCGTACGCGCTGGTGGGGGCGCGGGCGGCGCGTACCCGCGACCGGGCGCGCGCGCTGGCCTACCTGGCGGTCGTGGTCGTCGCGACGACCGGAGCCGTCACGCAGGGCGACGTCGCCGTCTCGCTGCTGTTCATGGCGTTCGCGCACGCCTGGATGCTGACCGACTCCCTGCGCGACGGCATCGTGGTGGTCACGGCGCTCGTCGTCGGGACCACGCTCGGGATCTGGGGATCGGCCGGCTGGGAGGACGCCGCGCTCGCCCAGGCCGCCCCGCAGATGGGTGTGACGTTCGTGTTCGTCGTCGCGCTCGGCCTGTGGGTGGCGTTCACGATGCGGCAGTCGGAGGAGAACGCCCGGCTCGTCGACCGCCTACGGGCCGCGCAGGCGGAGCTCGCCGCGACGCAGCACGCCGCGGGCGTGGTGGCCGAGCGTGAGCGCCTGGCCCGCGAGATCCACGACACCCTCGCCCAGGGCTTCACGAGCGTCGTCATGCAGGCCCAGGCCGCCGGGGCGGCGCTCGACCGGGGCGACGACGGGTCCGTCCGCGAGCGCCTGGCGACCATGGAGACCACGGCGCGCGACAACCTCGCCGAGGCGCGCGGCCTCGTCGCGGCCTTCGCGCCCGTGCCGCTCCAGGGTGCGACGCTCACGGACGCGCTGCGCCGCCTGGCCGGCCGCTGGGCCGCCGAGACGGGCGCGCGCGCCACCGTGAGCGCCGACGACGTGGGCGCGCTCGAACCGGCCGAGGAGGTCGTGCTGCTGCGCGCCGCCCAGGAAGCCCTGGCCAACGTGCGCCGCCACGCGGGCGCCGCCTCCGTGCGGGTGACGTTGCGCGGCGGCGGGGGCCGGCCCGTCGAGCTCGACGTGATCGACGACGGGCGCGGCATCGACGACGACGTCGCCGAGGGGTTCGGGCTGCGGGGCATGCGCGAACGGGTCACCGCCGGTGGCGGGTCTCTCGACGTCGGGCCGCGCGAGGACGGCGGGACGGCCGTGCACGTGCGGCTGCCGGCGCGGAGCGCGTCGTGA
- the secE gene encoding preprotein translocase subunit SecE, producing MSESTGAVQAGGAKERDHRDRKGLFARIALFVRQVVAELKKVVSPTRQELLTYTGVVLVFVVIVMAFVGVLDFLIGKGVFALLG from the coding sequence GTGAGCGAGTCGACCGGAGCCGTTCAGGCAGGTGGAGCCAAGGAGCGCGATCACCGCGATCGCAAGGGTCTCTTTGCGCGTATCGCCCTTTTCGTGCGCCAGGTCGTCGCCGAGCTCAAGAAGGTCGTCTCCCCGACACGCCAGGAGCTTCTGACCTACACGGGCGTCGTGCTCGTGTTCGTGGTGATCGTCATGGCCTTCGTGGGGGTTCTGGACTTCCTCATCGGCAAGGGCGTCTTCGCTCTGCTCGGCTGA
- a CDS encoding RNA polymerase sigma factor, which translates to MTTDDAHRQDGRDVARDQETLGDRAARALLEYREGRSAALSAVVREATPLLWHTVRAQGVDRDTADDVVQSVWAALVRHAGTITEPRAVLKWLLITARRAAWEAARRAREDQRRRTGLPDDAPDAVHPLPDPRPGPDLHVLTDERDRAVWRALALLPQRCQELLRLVSLADRPDYRMISAAIGMPVGSIGATRGRCLAKLRTALDDMAEDPWT; encoded by the coding sequence ATGACCACCGACGACGCCCACCGCCAGGACGGGCGTGACGTCGCACGGGACCAGGAGACGCTCGGGGACCGTGCGGCGCGCGCGCTCCTGGAGTACCGCGAAGGGCGCTCGGCCGCGCTCAGCGCCGTGGTGCGCGAGGCGACGCCGCTGCTGTGGCACACCGTCCGCGCGCAGGGCGTCGACCGTGACACCGCCGACGACGTCGTGCAGTCGGTGTGGGCGGCGCTGGTCCGGCACGCGGGGACCATCACGGAGCCGCGCGCCGTGCTCAAGTGGCTCCTGATCACCGCACGCAGGGCCGCCTGGGAGGCTGCGCGGCGTGCCCGGGAGGACCAGCGGCGGCGCACCGGGCTGCCGGACGACGCACCGGACGCGGTCCACCCGCTGCCCGACCCGCGGCCCGGCCCGGACCTCCACGTCCTGACCGACGAGCGCGACCGCGCGGTGTGGCGGGCGCTCGCGCTCCTGCCGCAGCGGTGCCAGGAGCTGTTGCGGCTCGTGTCGCTCGCCGACCGCCCGGACTACCGGATGATCTCGGCCGCGATCGGCATGCCGGTCGGCAGCATCGGTGCCACCCGGGGACGGTGTCTCGCGAAGCTGCGGACCGCGCTCGACGACATGGCGGAGGACCCATGGACATGA